The Streptomyces pactum genome contains a region encoding:
- a CDS encoding glycosyl hydrolase has translation MKAGMPMRRIRHRVAFIAVVAAVAAAILFWPATESAQAFPPTPKQTVLNYLRSISGNHIVSGQHNKEPASAPGQYTQQVKDVTGQYPGLWGGDLMFGATDVANRQRVIDQAKTEWANGSLVSLTWHVCPPTGGSTCAFEGGVKSNITNAEFSQILAEGSVLNNAWKRRLDEVVPYLQQLRNAGVPVLFRPLHEMNESWNWWGNRPGSNGSARLYQITRDYLAGTKGLDNLIWVWNVQDNPAGGWGDYYPGNQYVDVVSLDVWYKSHPSSADYQQMRTIAGTKPMAIAEIGKMPTAALLDSQTRWAWFMMWSEHLRGNNTNAEIQAAYFHPRVLNQGEVVLP, from the coding sequence ATGAAAGCTGGAATGCCGATGAGAAGAATACGACACCGTGTCGCCTTCATTGCGGTCGTCGCGGCAGTCGCCGCAGCAATCCTCTTCTGGCCTGCGACGGAATCCGCACAGGCCTTTCCCCCCACCCCCAAGCAGACGGTGTTGAACTATCTTCGCTCCATTTCCGGCAACCACATCGTTTCCGGTCAGCACAACAAGGAGCCGGCTTCCGCACCCGGGCAGTACACGCAACAGGTCAAGGACGTGACAGGCCAGTATCCCGGCCTGTGGGGCGGCGACCTGATGTTCGGCGCCACGGACGTGGCCAACCGCCAGCGCGTGATCGACCAGGCGAAGACGGAGTGGGCGAACGGCTCCCTGGTCAGTCTCACCTGGCACGTCTGTCCGCCTACCGGCGGCAGCACCTGCGCCTTCGAGGGCGGTGTGAAGTCGAACATAACGAATGCGGAGTTCTCGCAGATCCTCGCCGAGGGAAGCGTTCTGAACAACGCCTGGAAGCGTCGCCTCGACGAGGTCGTCCCCTATCTCCAGCAGTTGAGGAACGCAGGTGTTCCGGTCCTCTTCCGGCCGCTGCACGAAATGAACGAATCGTGGAACTGGTGGGGAAACCGCCCCGGGTCGAACGGCAGTGCGCGCCTCTACCAGATCACTCGCGACTACCTCGCCGGGACGAAGGGTCTGGACAATCTGATCTGGGTCTGGAACGTGCAGGACAATCCGGCGGGCGGGTGGGGCGACTACTACCCGGGGAATCAGTACGTGGATGTCGTATCGCTGGACGTCTGGTACAAGAGCCACCCCAGTTCCGCCGACTACCAGCAGATGCGCACCATCGCGGGCACGAAGCCGATGGCCATCGCGGAGATCGGCAAGATGCCGACCGCTGCCCTGCTGGACAGCCAGACCCGGTGGGCGTGGTTCATGATGTGGTCCGAGCATCTGCGCGGGAACAACACCAACGCCGAGATCCAGGCGGCGTACTTCCACCCCCGTGTGCTGAACCAGGGTGAGGTCGTGCTGCCCTGA
- a CDS encoding alpha/beta fold hydrolase: MRLTSRVWGEGPRTAVLVHGIMSDSRGWSRVAPAIAEHGYRVVAVDLPGHGASGPAPVYTPTALAADLLDTLLVTPDLAIGHSLGSAALLLAVPRLRCARAVHCDPAWVPRKRDLDALRAGKHATWRELRTAHPRWHDDDITDEQRALATWDPASVTALQHLPGLPDAPVVPSLVLLAGPSDRISPAQASALSRRGWHVRTVDGAGHTVHRDDPAGFLRALHGWL; this comes from the coding sequence GTGAGGCTCACATCCCGGGTCTGGGGCGAAGGCCCCCGCACAGCCGTACTGGTGCACGGCATCATGTCCGACTCACGCGGCTGGAGTCGCGTCGCCCCGGCGATCGCCGAGCACGGTTACCGGGTCGTCGCCGTGGATCTGCCGGGCCACGGAGCCAGCGGGCCCGCCCCGGTCTACACACCCACCGCACTCGCCGCCGACCTGCTCGACACCTTGCTCGTGACGCCCGACCTCGCCATCGGTCACTCACTGGGCTCGGCCGCGCTGCTGCTCGCCGTACCGCGACTGCGCTGCGCCCGCGCCGTCCACTGCGACCCCGCCTGGGTGCCCCGAAAACGGGACCTGGACGCCTTGCGCGCCGGCAAACACGCCACCTGGCGGGAGCTGCGTACGGCCCACCCCCGCTGGCACGACGACGACATCACCGACGAGCAGCGGGCGCTCGCCACCTGGGACCCCGCGTCCGTCACCGCGCTCCAGCACCTGCCCGGCCTGCCGGACGCCCCCGTTGTCCCCTCGCTCGTCCTGCTCGCCGGTCCCAGTGACCGGATCTCGCCGGCCCAGGCCTCGGCACTGAGCCGCCGCGGCTGGCACGTACGCACGGTGGACGGTGCTGGGCACACCGTCCACCGTGATGATCCAGCCGGGTTCCTCCGGGCGCTTCACGGCTGGCTGTGA
- a CDS encoding LacI family DNA-binding transcriptional regulator, giving the protein MAARAGVSRGAVSLAFNNRPGVSEATRERIMAAVAELGWVPNQAAIKLSGSATGAGDTVGLVIARPARQLGLEPFYMEFISGVESVLEEQGCSLLLHLVRDTDQEIAVHRQWWQSRRIAGSILVDIRQNDPRITELATVGLPAVAVGHPSLTGDFTSVWTDDEAAVHEAVRYLAALGHRRIARVGGHPTLGHTMIRTAALNAIVAELGLEPARSVTTDYSGEQGARATRSLLASRERPTAIVYDNDIMAVAGLSVAAEMGLSVPKDVSLIAWDDSQLCRLTHPNLSAMSHDVFGFGAEVTRRLFDVVHRRNPPSAPAATPVLLPRGSSAPPQDTTG; this is encoded by the coding sequence GTGGCCGCCCGGGCCGGTGTGTCCCGCGGCGCGGTGTCCCTGGCCTTCAACAACCGGCCAGGCGTATCGGAGGCCACGCGTGAACGCATCATGGCGGCCGTGGCCGAGCTGGGCTGGGTGCCGAACCAGGCCGCGATCAAGCTGTCGGGTTCGGCGACCGGCGCGGGGGACACGGTCGGCCTGGTCATCGCCCGCCCCGCGCGGCAGCTCGGGCTCGAACCCTTCTACATGGAGTTCATCTCCGGAGTCGAGTCGGTCCTGGAGGAGCAGGGGTGTTCGCTGCTGCTGCACCTCGTACGGGACACCGACCAGGAGATAGCGGTCCACCGCCAGTGGTGGCAGTCCCGCCGGATCGCCGGCTCCATCCTGGTCGACATCCGGCAGAACGACCCCCGGATCACCGAACTGGCGACGGTCGGGCTGCCGGCCGTCGCGGTCGGCCACCCGTCCCTGACCGGCGACTTCACCTCGGTGTGGACCGATGACGAGGCCGCCGTGCACGAGGCGGTGCGCTACCTCGCCGCCCTCGGACACCGGCGGATCGCACGGGTGGGCGGTCACCCGACGCTTGGCCACACCATGATCCGTACCGCCGCGCTGAACGCGATCGTGGCGGAGCTGGGCCTGGAGCCGGCCCGCAGCGTCACCACCGACTACTCCGGTGAGCAGGGCGCACGAGCCACCCGGTCACTGCTCGCCTCCCGGGAGCGGCCCACGGCGATCGTCTACGACAACGACATCATGGCCGTCGCGGGTCTGTCCGTGGCAGCCGAGATGGGCCTGAGCGTGCCGAAGGACGTCAGCCTGATCGCCTGGGACGACTCCCAGTTGTGCCGGCTCACGCATCCGAACCTGTCCGCGATGAGCCACGACGTCTTCGGCTTCGGTGCCGAGGTCACCCGTCGGCTGTTCGACGTCGTGCACCGCCGCAATCCCCCGTCGGCACCCGCCGCGACCCCCGTCCTGCTGCCCCGAGGCAGCAGCGCGCCCCCGCAGGACACCACCGGCTGA
- a CDS encoding glycoside hydrolase family 2 protein has translation MKVRTPMSQGWTLRLNTDRHTPEQAPPGLAGTAVPARVPGCVHTDLMAAGLLADPYLDRNEDEASWVGRADWTYVTELPRRNGAFERADLVFDGLDTVAAVHVGGRLLGRTRNMHRSYRFDVTELLTDGPAPLEVAFTSAYVEAEEVRTALGERPNSYPEPFNYVRKMACSFGWDWGPTLVTAGVWREARIEQWSTARLAAVRPHVTVAEDGTGVAEIVVDLDRTATGRDRALRLVAAVGDASTEIAVAPGEHTVTMTVRVPDAALWWPRGYGDQPLYGCTVVLGDCDGGEALDTWERRIGFRTIELDTSADEHGSAFTLRVNGTAVFARGVNWIPDDVFPTRVTPDRYRARLTQAAEAGVDLVRVWGGGIYEDRAFYDVCDEMGLMVWQDFLFACAAYPEEQPLRSEIEAEARENVVRLMPHPSLVLWNGNNENLWGFADWEWEQTLAGDSWGEGYYLGLLPRVVAQTDPTRPYWAGSPWSGSWDRTPNDPDHGTAHSWEVWNRRDYSDYLATVPRFVAEFGWQAPPALATLERALSERPLTADSPGMLHHQKAEDGNGKLNRGLAPHFREPTDFGTWHYLTQLNQARAVAAGVEHWRSHWPRCAGTVLWQLNDCWPVTSWAAIDGDARLKPLYYEMRRLYADRLLTIQDRDGELVLVGCNQGAAVWDTTATVRRIGADGTVLAHAEVALKAAGREVASAGLPESVTQFGDVREEFLVADTWGSPRSWGSPRSSEAESGGEAESGGGLRAVHFPCADREFAYPTASYEVRVSPDGENDALVTVTADTLVRDLLLQADRLDAHARTDHGRVTLLPGESVTWRVSGWPQPDAEAARAALFSVNGVGEVRE, from the coding sequence ATGAAGGTCCGCACCCCGATGTCCCAGGGTTGGACGCTGCGTCTGAACACCGACCGTCACACGCCCGAGCAGGCACCCCCGGGGCTGGCCGGGACCGCCGTGCCGGCGCGGGTGCCCGGCTGCGTCCACACCGACCTGATGGCGGCGGGCCTGCTGGCCGACCCGTACCTCGACCGCAACGAGGATGAGGCGTCGTGGGTGGGCCGTGCCGATTGGACCTACGTGACCGAACTGCCCCGGCGGAACGGCGCCTTCGAACGCGCCGACCTGGTCTTCGACGGTCTGGACACGGTCGCGGCCGTCCACGTCGGCGGCCGGCTGCTGGGCCGTACCCGCAACATGCACCGCTCCTACCGGTTCGACGTCACCGAACTGCTGACGGACGGACCCGCGCCGCTCGAGGTCGCCTTCACCTCCGCCTACGTCGAAGCGGAGGAGGTGCGGACAGCGCTGGGGGAGCGGCCCAACTCCTACCCCGAGCCGTTCAACTACGTCCGCAAGATGGCCTGCTCCTTCGGCTGGGACTGGGGCCCCACACTGGTGACGGCCGGCGTGTGGCGCGAAGCTCGGATCGAGCAGTGGTCCACGGCCCGGCTGGCCGCGGTCCGCCCGCACGTCACCGTCGCAGAGGACGGCACCGGCGTCGCCGAGATCGTCGTCGACCTGGACCGCACCGCGACCGGACGTGACCGTGCCCTGCGGCTGGTGGCCGCGGTCGGTGACGCGTCCACGGAGATCGCCGTCGCCCCGGGGGAGCACACCGTCACGATGACGGTACGGGTCCCGGACGCGGCACTGTGGTGGCCGCGCGGCTACGGTGACCAGCCGCTGTACGGCTGCACAGTCGTTCTCGGCGATTGCGACGGCGGCGAAGCTCTGGACACGTGGGAGCGTCGCATCGGCTTCCGCACGATCGAGCTCGACACGTCCGCGGACGAGCACGGAAGCGCCTTCACCCTGCGTGTCAACGGCACTGCCGTCTTCGCCCGGGGCGTGAACTGGATCCCCGACGACGTCTTCCCCACCCGCGTCACCCCCGACCGCTACCGCGCCAGGCTCACCCAGGCCGCCGAGGCGGGCGTGGACCTGGTGCGGGTGTGGGGTGGCGGGATCTACGAGGACCGGGCCTTCTACGACGTGTGCGACGAGATGGGCCTGATGGTCTGGCAGGACTTCCTGTTCGCCTGCGCCGCCTATCCGGAGGAGCAGCCGCTGCGCTCCGAGATCGAGGCCGAGGCCCGGGAGAACGTGGTCCGGCTGATGCCCCACCCGTCGCTGGTCCTGTGGAACGGGAACAACGAGAACCTGTGGGGCTTCGCCGACTGGGAGTGGGAGCAGACCCTGGCCGGCGACTCCTGGGGGGAGGGCTACTACCTCGGCCTGCTGCCGCGCGTCGTGGCGCAGACGGACCCGACTCGCCCGTATTGGGCGGGCAGCCCCTGGTCGGGATCGTGGGACCGCACACCCAACGACCCCGACCACGGAACCGCGCACTCCTGGGAGGTGTGGAACCGGCGCGACTACAGCGACTACCTCGCCACCGTGCCGCGTTTCGTCGCCGAGTTCGGCTGGCAGGCGCCGCCGGCGCTCGCCACACTGGAACGAGCCCTGTCCGAACGGCCGTTGACCGCCGACTCACCCGGCATGCTGCACCACCAGAAGGCGGAGGACGGCAACGGCAAGCTGAACCGGGGACTCGCCCCGCACTTCAGGGAGCCGACCGACTTCGGCACCTGGCACTACCTGACCCAGCTCAACCAGGCGCGGGCCGTCGCCGCGGGCGTCGAGCACTGGCGCTCCCACTGGCCCCGCTGCGCGGGCACGGTCCTGTGGCAGCTCAACGACTGCTGGCCGGTCACCTCCTGGGCGGCGATCGACGGCGACGCCCGGCTCAAGCCCCTCTACTACGAGATGCGCCGGCTCTACGCCGACCGGCTGCTGACGATCCAGGACCGCGACGGCGAACTGGTGCTGGTGGGCTGCAACCAGGGCGCGGCGGTCTGGGACACCACCGCGACGGTCCGCCGGATCGGTGCGGACGGAACGGTGCTGGCGCACGCCGAGGTCGCGCTGAAGGCCGCGGGACGGGAGGTGGCGTCGGCCGGGCTACCGGAGTCGGTCACACAGTTCGGTGACGTGCGCGAGGAGTTCCTCGTCGCCGACACGTGGGGGTCCCCCCGCTCATGGGGGTCCCCCCGCTCGAGCGAAGCCGAGAGTGGGGGAGAAGCCGAGAGTGGGGGAGGCCTTCGCGCCGTGCACTTTCCCTGTGCGGACCGGGAGTTCGCCTACCCCACCGCTTCCTACGAGGTCCGAGTGAGCCCGGACGGCGAGAACGACGCGCTGGTCACGGTCACGGCCGACACGCTCGTACGGGACCTGCTGCTCCAGGCCGACCGTCTGGACGCGCACGCCCGCACCGACCACGGGCGGGTGACGCTCCTGCCCGGCGAGAGCGTGACGTGGCGGGTCAGCGGCTGGCCGCAGCCCGATGCGGAGGCCGCCCGCGCGGCGCTGTTCAGCGTCAACGGAGTCGGAGAAGTCCGTGAATGA
- a CDS encoding carbohydrate ABC transporter permease, with the protein MTTGTTIPARRPRRDRGASSRTAATAKYLSLLLASAVVLVPLGVVVLTSLKTRSEIVNDGPLSLPGDWFNFANYATAFEQGAMLQAFGNTALILVVSTAGTVLIGSMTAYAIDRFRFRLKKLVTGLFLLASLVPSVTTQVATFQVIDDLGAFNTRWAPILLYSGTDIVSIYIFLQFIRSIPLSVDEAARIDGANSWTIYRKIIFPMLRPAVATVVIVKGIAVYNDFYVPFLYMPDPELGTISTALFRFKGPFGAQWETISAGAILVIVPTLIIFLALQRFIYSGFAAGSSK; encoded by the coding sequence GTGACCACCGGCACCACCATCCCCGCCCGGCGTCCGCGCCGCGACCGCGGCGCCTCGTCCCGCACCGCCGCCACCGCGAAGTACCTGTCCCTGCTGCTGGCGTCGGCCGTGGTCCTCGTGCCCCTCGGCGTCGTTGTGCTGACCTCGCTGAAAACGCGGTCGGAGATCGTGAACGACGGCCCGCTGTCGCTGCCCGGCGACTGGTTCAACTTCGCCAACTACGCCACCGCCTTCGAACAGGGCGCGATGCTACAGGCGTTCGGCAACACGGCGCTGATCCTCGTGGTCTCCACCGCCGGGACCGTACTGATCGGCTCGATGACCGCCTACGCCATCGACCGTTTCCGGTTCCGCCTGAAGAAGCTGGTGACGGGCCTCTTCCTGCTGGCTTCGCTGGTCCCCAGCGTGACCACGCAGGTCGCCACCTTCCAGGTGATCGACGACCTGGGCGCCTTCAACACCCGCTGGGCACCCATCTTGCTCTACAGCGGTACCGACATCGTCTCGATCTACATCTTCCTCCAGTTCATCCGATCGATTCCCCTCTCCGTGGACGAGGCCGCGCGCATCGACGGCGCCAACTCCTGGACGATCTACCGGAAGATCATTTTTCCGATGCTGCGGCCGGCCGTCGCCACCGTCGTCATCGTCAAGGGCATCGCCGTCTACAACGACTTCTACGTGCCCTTCCTCTACATGCCCGATCCCGAACTCGGCACCATCTCCACCGCCCTGTTCCGCTTCAAGGGCCCCTTCGGCGCCCAGTGGGAGACCATCTCCGCCGGCGCGATCCTGGTGATCGTCCCCACCTTGATCATCTTCCTGGCGCTGCAGCGCTTCATCTACAGCGGCTTCGCGGCCGGTTCCAGCAAGTGA
- a CDS encoding carbohydrate ABC transporter permease gives MTAVHKTRAAAHAVGRRSAPPPESDVGRPRTGRRRRTAVLTPWLFLAAPLTLLVMFTYLPVADMIGYSFTDWDGVSPTRSYVGAENYTDLVTRSARFEVFLVSGFYLAASVAQIALALYFATVLSFDTRFRNLFKGLLFFPYLINGVAVGFVFLYFFQPDGTLDTLLRLIGVDGKHLWLGDPDLANPSLAGVSVWRFMGLNMVLFLGAIQSIPPHLYEAAQLDGANRWQQFRHVIAPSIKPVISLSFILAVSGSLAVFEIPYIMTGGANGTETFVIQTVKLAFQFDKVGLASASAVVLLVLILLITWVQRRLIPEERVELS, from the coding sequence ATGACCGCTGTCCACAAGACCCGCGCCGCGGCGCACGCCGTCGGCCGGCGAAGTGCTCCGCCTCCCGAGTCCGACGTCGGCCGGCCACGCACCGGCAGGCGCCGCCGTACCGCCGTGCTGACCCCCTGGCTCTTCCTGGCCGCGCCCCTGACGCTGCTGGTGATGTTCACCTACCTCCCGGTGGCCGACATGATCGGTTACAGCTTCACCGACTGGGACGGCGTCAGCCCCACACGCTCCTACGTGGGCGCGGAGAACTACACCGACCTGGTCACGCGGTCCGCCCGGTTCGAGGTCTTCCTCGTGAGCGGCTTCTACCTGGCGGCCTCCGTCGCGCAGATCGCTCTCGCCCTGTACTTCGCGACGGTCCTCAGCTTCGACACCCGGTTCCGCAACCTGTTCAAGGGCCTGCTGTTCTTCCCCTACCTGATCAACGGGGTGGCCGTCGGATTCGTGTTCCTGTACTTCTTCCAGCCCGACGGCACCCTCGACACACTGCTGCGCCTGATCGGCGTGGACGGCAAGCACCTGTGGCTGGGTGACCCGGACCTGGCCAACCCCTCACTCGCCGGAGTGTCGGTGTGGCGCTTCATGGGGCTGAACATGGTCCTGTTCCTCGGCGCCATCCAGTCGATCCCGCCGCACCTGTACGAGGCGGCGCAGTTGGACGGAGCGAACCGCTGGCAGCAGTTCCGGCACGTCATCGCGCCCAGCATCAAGCCCGTCATCAGCCTGAGCTTCATTCTCGCCGTGTCCGGCTCCCTGGCCGTGTTCGAGATCCCCTACATCATGACCGGCGGCGCCAACGGCACAGAGACGTTCGTCATCCAGACGGTCAAGCTCGCCTTCCAGTTCGACAAAGTCGGCCTGGCCTCGGCCTCGGCCGTCGTCCTGCTGGTCCTCATCCTGCTGATCACCTGGGTCCAGCGCCGGCTGATCCCCGAGGAGAGGGTGGAACTCTCGTGA
- a CDS encoding ABC transporter substrate-binding protein produces MRRSWVTLVAAIMVAATACSGQGGDERGGIAAPPSDPAKVSGEITVLTNRTDQISDGTLEKYAAEFRKVYPGVKVKFEGLTDYEGETKIRMNTDKYGDVLLIPNSLSVEQYPTFFAPLGKADELSAKFDYTDHATVDGQVYGLANIGVANGFVYNKAVWTKAGITDWPATPEEFVADLETIKAKTGAVPYYTNYKDGWPLTNWTNAIGSPECDPGAYDALATTGKPWTEGSDLYTIDKLLYTIVEKELIEPDPTTTNWEDSKAQIGTGKVASMWLGSWAISQMRAAAEAAGENPDDIGFMPFPAQKDGKFCSVLRPDYQYAVNVHSDKKTAARAWIDWYITKSGQAAAEGSISSVKGAPLPDTLKAFTDNDVTTIPQHQKNRAEVNEIDKASEIGITVQDYRQKLVDVARGAADGDMDSYFDELNGKWSEAQQTLGG; encoded by the coding sequence ATGCGGAGAAGTTGGGTGACTCTTGTGGCTGCGATCATGGTGGCGGCCACAGCCTGTAGCGGTCAGGGGGGCGACGAGCGTGGCGGAATCGCCGCTCCGCCGAGTGATCCGGCCAAGGTGTCGGGCGAGATCACGGTGCTGACCAACAGGACGGACCAGATATCCGACGGCACGCTGGAGAAGTACGCCGCGGAGTTCCGCAAGGTGTACCCGGGTGTGAAGGTCAAGTTCGAGGGCCTGACCGACTACGAGGGCGAGACCAAGATCCGGATGAACACCGACAAGTACGGTGACGTCCTGCTGATCCCCAACTCCCTGTCCGTCGAGCAGTACCCCACCTTCTTCGCCCCACTGGGCAAGGCCGACGAACTGTCGGCGAAGTTCGACTACACCGACCACGCCACCGTGGACGGCCAGGTATACGGGCTGGCCAACATCGGTGTGGCCAACGGATTCGTCTACAACAAGGCGGTCTGGACGAAGGCCGGCATCACCGACTGGCCCGCCACGCCGGAGGAGTTCGTCGCGGACCTGGAGACGATCAAGGCGAAGACCGGCGCCGTCCCGTACTACACGAACTACAAGGACGGCTGGCCACTGACCAACTGGACGAACGCCATCGGTTCTCCCGAGTGCGACCCCGGTGCCTACGATGCGCTCGCGACGACCGGCAAGCCCTGGACCGAGGGGTCGGACCTGTACACGATCGACAAGCTGCTCTACACGATCGTCGAGAAGGAACTGATCGAACCCGACCCCACCACGACCAACTGGGAAGACTCCAAGGCGCAGATCGGGACCGGCAAGGTCGCCTCGATGTGGCTCGGTTCCTGGGCGATCTCCCAGATGCGCGCCGCGGCGGAGGCGGCAGGCGAGAACCCCGACGACATCGGGTTCATGCCGTTCCCCGCGCAGAAGGACGGGAAGTTCTGCTCCGTCCTGCGTCCCGACTACCAGTACGCGGTCAACGTCCACTCCGACAAGAAGACCGCCGCCCGCGCGTGGATCGACTGGTACATCACCAAGTCCGGCCAGGCCGCGGCCGAAGGATCCATCTCCTCCGTGAAGGGCGCCCCGCTGCCCGACACGCTGAAGGCGTTCACCGACAACGATGTCACCACGATTCCGCAGCACCAGAAGAACCGTGCCGAGGTCAACGAGATCGATAAGGCGTCGGAGATCGGCATCACCGTGCAGGACTACCGGCAGAAGCTCGTCGACGTCGCTCGCGGCGCGGCCGACGGGGACATGGACAGCTACTTCGACGAGTTGAACGGCAAGTGGTCCGAGGCGCAGCAGACCCTCGGCGGCTGA
- a CDS encoding ROK family protein codes for MAAAEHRHGAARRRTGPRGHGATGPRGHGATGTHCAWSCPRAWAPVLILDNQVRHGLTGNAGHLGHISVDFDGEPCPCGASGCPEGVASGMAITRHAAVSWPSPAHGARRCGPRSEASLAAGHRKYGGVPRRGPAAERVSATSSDDGFGRWFLASVGVM; via the coding sequence ATGGCCGCAGCCGAGCACCGCCACGGCGCCGCACGGCGCCGCACGGGGCCACGGGGCCACGGGGCCACGGGGCCACGGGGCCACGGGGCCACGGGGACGCACTGTGCCTGGTCGTGTCCACGGGCGTGGGCTCCGGTTCTGATCCTCGACAACCAGGTGCGCCACGGCCTCACCGGCAACGCCGGTCACCTCGGGCACATCAGCGTCGACTTCGACGGCGAACCCTGCCCGTGCGGTGCGAGTGGTTGCCCGGAAGGGGTCGCCAGCGGTATGGCCATCACCCGGCACGCTGCCGTGTCGTGGCCCTCCCCTGCCCACGGCGCCAGACGGTGCGGGCCTCGGTCCGAGGCTTCCCTCGCCGCCGGGCACCGGAAGTACGGGGGGGTGCCGCGTCGGGGGCCGGCTGCGGAGCGGGTATCGGCGACCAGCTCTGACGACGGCTTCGGCCGGTGGTTTCTCGCCAGTGTCGGAGTCATGTGA
- a CDS encoding alanine/glycine:cation symporter family protein, which translates to MSTLEAWVVDLNDVFWTYLLIPLVAVVGVWFTLRSKGVQIRLIPEMFRVFKDKPQSGVSPFGAFTISAAARIGTGNIAGVATAITMGGPGAVFWMWMMALIGGASAFVESVLAQLYKVRDTEPGTYRGGPAYYMQKALGMRWLGVVFAVLITLTFGFVLTAVQSNTITVATKGSFGSDASWFNPVLGVALAVLLALAVFFGVKRLTAVTKVIIPVMAGLYLLVGLVIVLLNLGSVPGMLGDIIGGALGFREVAGGAVGTAILQGVRRGMFSNEAGMGSAPNAAASAETTHPVKQGLVQTLGVYFDTLVICTMTAFVILSANPTLGERGGADVTQSAFTSTLGDWAGHLLTLVIFMVAFSSMIGNYYYGESNIQFITRSKSVMNSYRAVVIACAVLGAIGSVPLVWSLADVTMGAMVLVNLIAIVPLGAVAFRLLDDYMAQRSQGLDPVFRKDQVPGLRGEVECWGASDEEFTPKERTPVGSP; encoded by the coding sequence ATGAGCACGTTGGAAGCCTGGGTCGTCGATCTCAACGACGTCTTCTGGACATATCTGCTGATTCCGCTGGTCGCCGTCGTCGGCGTCTGGTTCACATTGCGCTCCAAGGGCGTGCAGATCCGCCTGATCCCGGAGATGTTCCGGGTCTTCAAGGACAAGCCGCAGTCCGGCGTCAGCCCCTTCGGCGCCTTCACCATCTCCGCCGCCGCGCGCATCGGCACCGGCAACATCGCCGGTGTGGCCACCGCGATCACCATGGGCGGCCCCGGAGCCGTCTTCTGGATGTGGATGATGGCCCTGATCGGCGGTGCCTCGGCGTTCGTCGAGTCGGTCCTGGCCCAGCTTTACAAGGTGCGCGACACCGAGCCCGGTACGTACCGAGGCGGCCCGGCCTACTACATGCAGAAGGCGCTCGGAATGCGCTGGCTCGGCGTGGTCTTCGCCGTGCTGATCACGCTGACGTTCGGGTTCGTGCTGACCGCGGTGCAGTCCAACACCATCACGGTGGCGACGAAGGGCTCCTTCGGCTCGGACGCCTCCTGGTTCAACCCCGTCCTGGGCGTTGCGCTCGCCGTGCTGCTCGCACTGGCGGTGTTCTTCGGGGTGAAGCGCCTGACGGCCGTCACCAAGGTCATCATCCCGGTGATGGCCGGGCTCTATCTGCTGGTCGGCCTCGTCATCGTGCTCCTCAACCTCGGCAGCGTGCCGGGCATGCTCGGCGACATCATCGGCGGGGCCCTCGGCTTCCGCGAGGTCGCGGGTGGCGCCGTGGGTACGGCGATCCTGCAGGGCGTGCGGCGCGGCATGTTCTCCAACGAGGCGGGCATGGGTTCCGCCCCGAACGCCGCCGCGTCCGCGGAGACCACCCACCCGGTCAAGCAGGGCCTGGTCCAGACCCTGGGCGTCTACTTCGACACCCTGGTCATCTGCACCATGACCGCCTTCGTGATCCTTTCCGCGAACCCGACCCTCGGTGAGCGCGGCGGCGCGGACGTCACGCAGTCCGCCTTCACCAGCACACTCGGCGACTGGGCCGGTCACCTGCTGACCCTGGTGATCTTCATGGTCGCCTTCAGCTCCATGATCGGTAACTACTACTACGGCGAGTCCAACATCCAGTTCATCACCCGCAGCAAGAGCGTGATGAACTCGTACCGCGCCGTGGTCATCGCCTGCGCCGTCCTCGGGGCGATCGGCTCCGTCCCGCTGGTCTGGAGCCTCGCGGACGTGACGATGGGCGCGATGGTCCTGGTCAACCTGATCGCGATCGTCCCCCTCGGCGCGGTCGCCTTCCGCCTCCTCGACGACTACATGGCCCAGCGCAGCCAGGGCCTCGACCCGGTCTTCCGAAAGGACCAGGTGCCGGGCCTGCGCGGCGAGGTGGAATGCTGGGGCGCGTCGGACGAGGAGTTCACTCCGAAGGAGCGGACGCCGGTCGGCTCCCCCTGA